The proteins below come from a single Ictalurus furcatus strain D&B chromosome 15, Billie_1.0, whole genome shotgun sequence genomic window:
- the gdi1 gene encoding rab GDP dissociation inhibitor alpha isoform X1, with translation MDGWIIIIVLIIVLLLLVFLQECILSGIMSVNGKKVLHMDRNPYYGGESSSITPLEELYKRFELPDGPPESMGRGRDWNVDLIPKFLMANGQLVKMLLYTEVTRYLDFKVVEGSFVYKGGKIYKVPSTETEALASNLMGMFEKRRFRKFLVFVANFDENDPKTFEGVDPKQTTMGEVYKKFDLGQDVVDFTGHALALYRTDDYLEQPCLETINRIKLYSESLARYGKSPYLYPLYGLGELPQGFARLSAIYGGTYMLNKPVDEIVMEGGHVIGVKSEGEIARCKQLICDPSYIPDRVRKAGQVIRVICILSHPIKNTNDANSCQIIIPQNQVNRKSDIYVCMISYAHNVAAQGKYIAIVSTTVETAEPEAEIEPALELLEPIDQKFVAISDMYEPTDDGSDSQVFASRSYDATTHFETTCNDIKDIYKRMTGSDFDFENMKRKQNDVFGEEEQ, from the exons atggatggatggataataataatagtgttaataatagtattacttctacttgtttttctgcaggaATGCATTCTCTCTGGGATCATGTCAGTCAACGGGAAGAAAGTTTTGCACATGGATCGGAACCCATATTATGGAGGTGAAAGTTCCTCCATCACCCCTCTGGAGGAG CTTTACAAGCGATTTGAGCTTCCGGACGGCCCTCCAGAGTCGATGGGCCGGGGAAGAGACTGGAATGTTGACCTCATCCCGAAATTTCTCATGGCCAATG GGCAGTTAGTTAAGATGCTATTGTACACTGAGGTGACCAGATACTTGGACTTCAAAGTCGTGGAAGGAAGCTTTGTGTATAAAGGAGGAAAGATCTACAAAGTCCCCTCGACAGAGACTGAAGCACTGGCATCCA ATCTAATGGGAATGTTTGAGAAGAGACGTTTCCGGAAATTTCTCGTCTTTGTGGCTAACTTCGATGAGAACGACCCGAAGACTTTCGAAGGTGTCGATCCCAAGCAGACCACAATGGGAGAGGTGTATAAGAAGTTTGACTTGGGACAGGATGTTGTTGATTTCACCGGACACGCCTTGGCCCTCTACAGAACAGACGA TTACCTTGAGCAGCCATGTCTGGAGACTATTAATCGCATTAAGCTGTACAGCGAATCATTGGCCCGCTACGGGAAGAGCCCTTACCTGTACCCGCTGTACGGCTTGGGGGAACTGCCTCAGGGCTTTGCCAG GCTAAGTGCGATTTATGGAGGAACTTACATGCTTAACAAGCCGGTAGACGAGATTGTCATGGAGGGCGGGCATGTCATTGGAGTCAAATCTGAAGGAGAG ATTGCACGATGCAAGCAGCTGATCTGCGACCCCAGTTACATCCCGGACCGCGTGCGCAAAGCAGGCCAAGTGATTCGGGTCATCTGCATCCTCAGCCATCCCATAAAGAACACTAATGATGCAAACTCGTGTCAGATCATCATCCCGCAGAACCAAGTTAACCGCAAGTCAG ATATCTACGTGTGTATGATCTCCTATGCCCATAACGTGGCAGCCCAAGGCAAGTACATCGCCATTGTGAGTACCACTGTGGAAACCGCCGAGCCTGAAGCTGAAATCGAGCCGGCACTCGAGCTGCTGGAGCCCATTGACCAAAA GTTTGTGGCTATCAGTGACATGTACGAACCGACAGATGACGGGTCAGATAGCCAG GTGTTCGCGTCGCGGTCTTACGATGCCACCACTCACTTTGAAACGACCTGCAACGACATCAAGGACATCTACAAGCGCATGACCGGCAGCGACTTCGACTTCGAGAACATGAAGCGCAAACAGAACGACGTCTTCGGGGAGGAAGAGcagtga
- the gdi1 gene encoding rab GDP dissociation inhibitor alpha isoform X2, whose amino-acid sequence MDEEYDVIVLGTGLTECILSGIMSVNGKKVLHMDRNPYYGGESSSITPLEELYKRFELPDGPPESMGRGRDWNVDLIPKFLMANGQLVKMLLYTEVTRYLDFKVVEGSFVYKGGKIYKVPSTETEALASNLMGMFEKRRFRKFLVFVANFDENDPKTFEGVDPKQTTMGEVYKKFDLGQDVVDFTGHALALYRTDDYLEQPCLETINRIKLYSESLARYGKSPYLYPLYGLGELPQGFARLSAIYGGTYMLNKPVDEIVMEGGHVIGVKSEGEIARCKQLICDPSYIPDRVRKAGQVIRVICILSHPIKNTNDANSCQIIIPQNQVNRKSDIYVCMISYAHNVAAQGKYIAIVSTTVETAEPEAEIEPALELLEPIDQKFVAISDMYEPTDDGSDSQVFASRSYDATTHFETTCNDIKDIYKRMTGSDFDFENMKRKQNDVFGEEEQ is encoded by the exons ATGGATGAGGAATATGATGTGATCGTCCTGGGCACCGGACTCACA gaATGCATTCTCTCTGGGATCATGTCAGTCAACGGGAAGAAAGTTTTGCACATGGATCGGAACCCATATTATGGAGGTGAAAGTTCCTCCATCACCCCTCTGGAGGAG CTTTACAAGCGATTTGAGCTTCCGGACGGCCCTCCAGAGTCGATGGGCCGGGGAAGAGACTGGAATGTTGACCTCATCCCGAAATTTCTCATGGCCAATG GGCAGTTAGTTAAGATGCTATTGTACACTGAGGTGACCAGATACTTGGACTTCAAAGTCGTGGAAGGAAGCTTTGTGTATAAAGGAGGAAAGATCTACAAAGTCCCCTCGACAGAGACTGAAGCACTGGCATCCA ATCTAATGGGAATGTTTGAGAAGAGACGTTTCCGGAAATTTCTCGTCTTTGTGGCTAACTTCGATGAGAACGACCCGAAGACTTTCGAAGGTGTCGATCCCAAGCAGACCACAATGGGAGAGGTGTATAAGAAGTTTGACTTGGGACAGGATGTTGTTGATTTCACCGGACACGCCTTGGCCCTCTACAGAACAGACGA TTACCTTGAGCAGCCATGTCTGGAGACTATTAATCGCATTAAGCTGTACAGCGAATCATTGGCCCGCTACGGGAAGAGCCCTTACCTGTACCCGCTGTACGGCTTGGGGGAACTGCCTCAGGGCTTTGCCAG GCTAAGTGCGATTTATGGAGGAACTTACATGCTTAACAAGCCGGTAGACGAGATTGTCATGGAGGGCGGGCATGTCATTGGAGTCAAATCTGAAGGAGAG ATTGCACGATGCAAGCAGCTGATCTGCGACCCCAGTTACATCCCGGACCGCGTGCGCAAAGCAGGCCAAGTGATTCGGGTCATCTGCATCCTCAGCCATCCCATAAAGAACACTAATGATGCAAACTCGTGTCAGATCATCATCCCGCAGAACCAAGTTAACCGCAAGTCAG ATATCTACGTGTGTATGATCTCCTATGCCCATAACGTGGCAGCCCAAGGCAAGTACATCGCCATTGTGAGTACCACTGTGGAAACCGCCGAGCCTGAAGCTGAAATCGAGCCGGCACTCGAGCTGCTGGAGCCCATTGACCAAAA GTTTGTGGCTATCAGTGACATGTACGAACCGACAGATGACGGGTCAGATAGCCAG GTGTTCGCGTCGCGGTCTTACGATGCCACCACTCACTTTGAAACGACCTGCAACGACATCAAGGACATCTACAAGCGCATGACCGGCAGCGACTTCGACTTCGAGAACATGAAGCGCAAACAGAACGACGTCTTCGGGGAGGAAGAGcagtga